ATCCAGAAAGATCGAAAGTGAATCCCAGCGTTCCAAGCTTCGTACGCTGGTCAACAGTCTCAAGTTGCCGGAAGGCATAGGGTATATCGTCAGGACTGCCAGCAAGGAGATTACCAAGGCTGCCGTCACCATGGATCTGAATTATCTTCTCAATCTCTGGGATGAAATCAAGGAGCGGGGGCAGAGGATGTCGGCGCCTGCCTTGATCTATAAAGAACAGGATATTATCGCCAGGTTCCTGCGAGACCACTTTACTTCTGATATTGAAGAGATCCTGGTGGACAGTGAAGACGCCTATGAGAAGGTGCGGAAATTTCTCAAGCTTCTCCCGGCCGGGCAAAATAAAACCGTGGCCAGACTTCATGGCGGAACCAAGCCGATTTTCAATCATCATCAGGTTGAAAAACAGATCGAGCAGATCTACCAGCCGACGGTCAGCCTGCCCTCCGGGGGGTCAATTGTGATCAGTCCCACCGAAGCTTTGGTCGCCATAGATGTCAACTCCGGCCGGACCGCCAAGGACAAGAATTTTGAGGAGATGATCTTTCAGGCAAATATGGAGGCAGCTGAAGAAATGGCGCGGCAGCTGCGTCTCCGGGACCTTGGCGGGCTCATCGTGGTGGATTTCATCGATATGCGCAGCTCCAGAAACATCCGGGAAGTCGAGAAACAGGTCAAGGTGAGCATGAAGAGAGATAAGGCCAAGGTCGACATCAGCCGGATTTCCAAGTTTGGCCTGATGCAGATTTCCCGGCAGAAAATGGCCTCTCCGGTGCAGAGGGGAATCTATACCGTCTGTGAGCATTGTCAGGGCAGGGGGCTGGTCCGCTCGGTGGAGACTCTTGCCTTGTCATATCTGCGCAGAATTCAGACCGGGATCACCAGAAAAAACATCAGGAGGATTGATTGTATCCTGCCCGAGGAGGCGGCCAACTACCTTCTTGACAACAAGGGGGAAGAGATCAGGGAGTTGGAGGGGCGGCACGGGGTTGCGGTAAAAGTTATTGCCGATCGTGAAATTACTGCCGGAAATGAGAAGTTCGAGTTCGTCAAGAATTAGCCATACTTTGTGGTACAGGGCGGAGTGGCGCAGAACGGAACAAATGCTTGATTGTCGCAGGTAAAAGGCGTATAATGAAATATCGCTGAATTGCCTAACGATGCGGCTTTGCGGCGAATGTGTGCGAATTTTCAGGGGGCGTGCCAGGGGAAATATCAAGCGGTTTCTGTTGAGTGTCCGGCCGGGTTATTTGCGGATCATTTCGGTTGCGTTTCTGTTATTTCAAACCTCCTGTAAGAAGTCGCGGTTCAGCGGTCTGTCGGCATGAATTGTCCGGGTGACCAGCAAATGAAAGTGGTATGAAATGATATCCGTCCGGTTTTAAGGACGGAGAACCGGATACATCGGCAGGGGGAAATGTTTAATCTCAAGTTTATCAGAGGGCTTGTTGTTCTTGCGGTGATCGCGGTTCTGATCCTGCCCGCCTACGCCTATTTCCTTCTGGCGCCTTCACTGAAAAATTTCGTTGTCCACAATACCGAAGATGAGGCGGTCAGGGTTGCCACCCATCTGGCAGAGATGTTTGTCACTTCCGAGCTGATTGCCAGGGAGAATCTGCCGCAGAATATTGATCAGATCATCAACAACGCCAAACAGGATTTCGGGATCCGTAAAGTCAAGATTTTCTCACCTCTTGGTGAGATCCTCTATTCAACGAGCCCGGAAGATGTCGGCCAGATCAATCGCAAGAATTATTTCCATGAGATTGTTGCCACCGGCAACAAATTCACCAAACTGGTCAAAAAGGATACCGCATCCGAAGAGGGGCAATATTTCCTGACCGATGTGGTTGAAACATATGTTCCGATCATGCGGAGCAATGCTTTTGCCGGGGCTTTTGAGATTTACTTTGATGTTACCGAACATGTCTCCCAGCTGGACAAGCTCCTTGGGAATTTCAACATCACCCTGCTGCCGATTGCCGCCTGCCTGATAGCGGCGATGCTTTTCACGCTGCTCCGTTTCCGGGAGAGTTTTATCGAACGGCTGCGCACCGAGAGGAAGCTCAAGGAGAACGAGGAAAGGTACCGCTCTCTTTTTGAGCAGTCAAATGACGCAATCCTGGTCAGCAATGATAACGGGCGGATTGTGGAGGTCAATAAGCGGGCCTGCAAAATGCTGGGGTTGGAAAAAGACAATCTGTCGGGAATGAATGTTCAGGATCTCATCAATGACCGCGACCGTGATCAATGGAGCGTGGTCCTGCAGAGGACCCTGGCCGGAGAGAACCCCAAGATGGAAACAAGGGTGAAAACCGCAGATGACAGAACCCTTGATCTGACCATCCGGGCCAGTGGGATCAGCAGGAAGAGGGGGTTGGTGCAGATTATTCTCCGGGATGTTACCGAATACCGGCAGGCCGAAAAAGAAGTCAAGCGCGGTTTTCAGACCCAGACGGTTTTGAACAAGCTTCTCCATCTCTCCCTTGAAGACCTTTCGCTTACCGAAACACTTGAACTGTTCATTTACTACATCACCTCTTTTCCCTGGCTCGAACTTGAGCCCAAGGGAGCAATATTTCTGGTCGACGAAAAACCCGGCACCTTGAAGCTTCATGCCAGCAGGGGGCTGAACGAGGCGCTGCTCAATATTTGTGACACCGTTCCATTCGGCAGGTGCCTGTGCGGCAAATGCGCCCTGTCCGGCGAGGTTGTTTTTTCAAACTGTATAGACGCCCATCATGACAACAAGTATGAAGGGATTCAGCCCCATGGACATTACTGTGTGCCGATCCTCTCCGCGAACAAGCGGTTGATAGGTGTTTTTACCCTGTACATCAAACATCTGGCAGTTCGTGACAAGCTGGCGGAAGAGACCCTGCAGGCTGCGGCCAGTGTGATTGCCGGTGTAATACAGAGGAAAAGGGCGGAGGAGGAACTGCAGAAGGCCAAGGACAAGCTGGAGATCAGGGTCCAGGAACGTACTGTTGAACTGGAAGAGACCAACGAACAGCTGGAGACGGAAATTCAGGAGCATCGGGAATCGGAAAAAGCGCTGGCCATTGCCAACAACGAAAAGGATGAGCTGATCATCAACCTTTTCGAGATCATGTATGAAATGCTGGCCAACCGCGATCATTCTACCTTCGAACATGCGCTTCGCGTTTCCGAGATTTCACGGCGGATCGGCCTTGAGCTAGAACTTTCGGCAGAGGATATGGAGGTGTTGAAGCTCGGGTGTCTGGTCCATGATATCGGCAAGGTCGCTATTCCCGATGATGTGCTGCTGAAACCAGGTCTTTTCGACAGAATGGACCGGAATATCATGCAGGTCCATACTCTTGTCGGTGCAAGTCTCTTCGCCAAGCATCATCACGATTACCGGATCAGGCGGATCATCCTGCATCATCACGAACGGCTCGACGGGAGCGGATACCCCTATGGGCTCAAGGGGGATGAAATCGGTCTCCTGGAGCGAATTGTCGCGGTTGCCGATGTCTATGAAGCGCTGGTCTCCCGTCGCCCCTACAAGAGACCGATTTCCAGACAGCGGGCGATCGACATTCTCTGGTATGAATCCAGAGAAGGGCGGCTTGATCCCGATATTGTCCGGATTGCGGAGATGGTCACCGAAACCTGGAGCCCCCTCGACATTTCCTGTGAATTCAGGGCCGATTACAGTCAGGACCTTGAGGTCTTCCGGCAGATGTCATATTTCCGCGAGCCCCTGAGCGACTTCTACAATTACCGTTATCTGCTCTATCTTGATGATGCGCGATTGCTGGCCAGGGACGACAAGCCCTACCATCTCATTCTGGCTAACTTCCCGGAGATCAAGAAGTTCAATAAAACCATGGGGTTTGTCAAGGCCGACCAGGTCCTTGATGAGATCGGCCAGAAACTGCACCAGACCTCCGAAGAGTTCGATGCCAGAAACGGCAATCGGGACAACACGGTGATGCTGCTCCGCAAGGGGTCTGATTTCCTGATCTACAGTGAATGTTCCGATGAAGAGGTTGAAGATCTGCTGGAAGATATCAGTTTCCACCTGGAGAACGCCAAGCAGGACTGGGGGCTTGACTCCAAATACCATCATTATAAATTCGACAATGGCTATCCAGCCGACAAGGCCCTGAACCGCATATTCTCCGTGCATTAGGTTTTTTTCTTTCCCGTTCTGTTTCGTTTCCCTCCCCCTCCTTCTACCGGGGCAGAATAAAATTCTTGACGCCCGGATTCAAGACCGGCAAATTTCTTCACTCTTCACTCTTCACTCTTCACTCTTCACTCTTCACTCTTCACTCTTCACTTTCCACTCTCCACCTTTCTTCAAACTTTTTCTGGTGGGGTTCCGGTAAATGTTATTATGATGGATGTGAAAGGAGTTCCTATGGGGCATAAGCATAACCAGCACCGGAAGGTGAAAAGAAAAATCAGGGGTGGAAAACCTCAGCCTCATGAAATGGCTGAAAATGCAGGTGGAGAAGCCCGGAAGCATCTTGAACTGGTCCTGAAATGTGGCTCTGAAGGCAGTCGAGGGGCACTGCTCAAGGCCATCGGCGAGATAAAAATTCCCGGCATTGACGTGAGGGTGATTTCCTCCGGGGTCGGTGGTGTTACCAAGTCCGATCTGCTTATGGCAGGGACGGGAAGCAAGCTCATTATTGGATTTGAGATTGAGGTCAATAAGGCTGTGGAGATGGAGGTTCACAACAGCGATGTTGAGGTAAGGCTTTACGATGTGATCTATAAGCTTGTTGACGATCTGAAGGCAATCGGGGCAAGCCTTGTGAGTAAAATGGAGAACGAGAGGATTCTGGGAAAGGCGAAGGTGGTGGCCCTTTTCAAGAGTTGTCGCAAGGGGATCATTCTTGGTTGTGAAGTGCTGGAGGGGAGACTTGCTCTTGGTGACCGATTCACGGTCATCGGGGCGATGGGCCAGCTCTATAACGGCAGGATACACTCATTGCACATTGAGCGAGATGCGGTGGAATCAGCAGGTGCGGGCAGAAAGGTTGGTTTGAAGATCGAGGATTTCAACAGGGTTGCGATTGGTGATTATGTAGAATGCACAAAACATGTGTCGGTGCATCATGTTGCATGGTCTCCGGTTCCCGGAGTAATCCGGATGCAGGGGAATCTGGTGTGATGTGTATTCTGCGGAAAAGGGCGGGCTGATGGGAGTGAATTCTTTGTCTGCCGGATCAGGATTTCTGCAGCCCGCCAGGTATGTGCCGGCGCTTTCCATGATACTGCTTGTGCTGATGGTTGTCGGCGCAGGAGCCATGGATAAACCTGCCGGAAGTGCAGGGCAAGCTTCCCTGCGGCGTTTTGCGGTGTCTTCCTGTCTCGCGGAGGCATACAAGGGAAGGGATGTCGCAGTCGATGCGCTGGCCGCAGCGGGAGGATATTTTGAAACAGGCACGATGAGTGGTGAGCGCTACGTTTCAGTCCAGGAGTATGCAGAGAAATGGGTGCGGGAAAAAAAGTATCAGAGCAAGCATGGCGCCAACCTGTCGATTATGATATGCCTCGATCTTTACGATGACCCGGGTTTGTTGGGGATTATCAAAGAAGAGGTCCCTGGTCAGTAACGCAGGAAGGATGTTTGGCGATCAAGCAGTTTCCTTAAAAGTTCCAGGTCGGGCTCCGGACCGGAAATGACCGGCACGGGGACGGGGATCTTCAGGGTTGCATAGAAGGGCGTGGCCTGCAGGTGTCGGTTGAAGGCTTCCACCATCAGGGTTTCAAGATTGGCGCTGTCTCTGATGTTGTATGCAATCAGGGTCTCCAGAGCTTTCCGGTTGCCGGTTTCCCGATAGGTGTTCCAGAGGATCACCGCAGTATATCCGTCAACGCCGTCAAGATCGCCCCGGTCAAGGCCGAGCATCTGTTCACACTTCTTCAATCCCCCCTTGAAACCGAGACTGTTCAGAATGTATCGCAGGTCAATATGTGCCTGGGGCAGGACCATGTCGAAGTATTGTTCAATCACCGGCACGTCAAAGGTTTTGCCGTTGTAGGTCACCAGAACGTCATACTCCATGATGTCGGCGGGGAAGTCGTCGAGATTCTCCCCCTGAACATAAACTCTGGTTTTGCTGCCGTCGTAAACGGCGATGGTGGTTATATAGGAGGAGGTGCCCAAGCCGCTGGTCTCGATATCAAGATACGCGGTCACCGGACGGAAATGGGGGAAGATCCGCCAAAGTTCTCTTGCCGGCAGGGTTTTACTGAAAAATGATGGCTTTGCCGATAGTCTGCGACGGGATTCCGCCAGCCCGTCCTTATAATATTCCCATCGTGCCGGGGAGATGAACGGTGGTCTCGACTCAATGAGTTCGTCCCAGGTATGGAAACCGCTATGCCAGAGTTCCTGTTCCGAGCGGTTTCCTATTCCCTGAAGGTGAATGAAGGTTCTGGTCAGCATGCGAAAAAAGTGAAGGGGAGCCGGAAAGCCCGGCTCCCCCTCGTGGAGTCCTTGTTACAGTTGATAAAAGGTTATTTGACGAATTCCTTGCTGCCTGTCACCAGGTTATCGACCACCGATGGATCGGCAAGGGTTGAAGTGTCGCCGAAATCGTGCGCTTCAGTCTGCCCGGCAGCGATTTTGCGGAGAATCCGGCGCATGATCTTGCCGCTTCTGGTCTTCGGCAGCCCCTCGGCGAACTGGATGAATTCCGGGGTGGCAATGGGCCCGATTTCGGACCGGACATGCTTGACCAGGGCGGCCCGGAGTTCGGCCGACCCTTTCACTCCGGTCATCGGGGTGACAAAGGCATAGATCGTCTGCCCCTTGATCGCGTGCGGGGCGCCGACCACGGACGCCTCGGCGACATCGGGATGAGCGACCAGCGCCGACTCGATCTCGGCGGTTCCCAGGCGATGGCCGGATACGTTGATCACGTCATCGAGCCTGCCCATGATCCAGAAGT
The Pseudomonadota bacterium DNA segment above includes these coding regions:
- a CDS encoding Rne/Rng family ribonuclease; its protein translation is MAEDTTNRKTADNQEKKNKPLSVISKISKWLTGKKDESVNAPPATEGGNPGSAGENKPPARSRKRSHSGNRRRPGKGGAAKQGQSEKEKEGGGAPEQRTKEPAKPAAARKPRPRPGVKRQKEEPVEEVVDEVVSRKLLINTHEPEECRIAMIENGRVEAFYVETILHAQSKGNIYKGRVEAIEPSLQAVFVDIGEGKNGFLPFSEIHPEYFRGDVSADTHWKDVNMEKAIQKGDEVLLQVVKEALGNKGANMTTYLSLPGRYLVLMPGSDSAGISRKIESESQRSKLRTLVNSLKLPEGIGYIVRTASKEITKAAVTMDLNYLLNLWDEIKERGQRMSAPALIYKEQDIIARFLRDHFTSDIEEILVDSEDAYEKVRKFLKLLPAGQNKTVARLHGGTKPIFNHHQVEKQIEQIYQPTVSLPSGGSIVISPTEALVAIDVNSGRTAKDKNFEEMIFQANMEAAEEMARQLRLRDLGGLIVVDFIDMRSSRNIREVEKQVKVSMKRDKAKVDISRISKFGLMQISRQKMASPVQRGIYTVCEHCQGRGLVRSVETLALSYLRRIQTGITRKNIRRIDCILPEEAANYLLDNKGEEIRELEGRHGVAVKVIADREITAGNEKFEFVKN
- a CDS encoding PAS domain S-box protein, with product MFNLKFIRGLVVLAVIAVLILPAYAYFLLAPSLKNFVVHNTEDEAVRVATHLAEMFVTSELIARENLPQNIDQIINNAKQDFGIRKVKIFSPLGEILYSTSPEDVGQINRKNYFHEIVATGNKFTKLVKKDTASEEGQYFLTDVVETYVPIMRSNAFAGAFEIYFDVTEHVSQLDKLLGNFNITLLPIAACLIAAMLFTLLRFRESFIERLRTERKLKENEERYRSLFEQSNDAILVSNDNGRIVEVNKRACKMLGLEKDNLSGMNVQDLINDRDRDQWSVVLQRTLAGENPKMETRVKTADDRTLDLTIRASGISRKRGLVQIILRDVTEYRQAEKEVKRGFQTQTVLNKLLHLSLEDLSLTETLELFIYYITSFPWLELEPKGAIFLVDEKPGTLKLHASRGLNEALLNICDTVPFGRCLCGKCALSGEVVFSNCIDAHHDNKYEGIQPHGHYCVPILSANKRLIGVFTLYIKHLAVRDKLAEETLQAAASVIAGVIQRKRAEEELQKAKDKLEIRVQERTVELEETNEQLETEIQEHRESEKALAIANNEKDELIINLFEIMYEMLANRDHSTFEHALRVSEISRRIGLELELSAEDMEVLKLGCLVHDIGKVAIPDDVLLKPGLFDRMDRNIMQVHTLVGASLFAKHHHDYRIRRIILHHHERLDGSGYPYGLKGDEIGLLERIVAVADVYEALVSRRPYKRPISRQRAIDILWYESREGRLDPDIVRIAEMVTETWSPLDISCEFRADYSQDLEVFRQMSYFREPLSDFYNYRYLLYLDDARLLARDDKPYHLILANFPEIKKFNKTMGFVKADQVLDEIGQKLHQTSEEFDARNGNRDNTVMLLRKGSDFLIYSECSDEEVEDLLEDISFHLENAKQDWGLDSKYHHYKFDNGYPADKALNRIFSVH
- a CDS encoding ribonuclease H-like domain-containing protein, with the translated sequence MLTRTFIHLQGIGNRSEQELWHSGFHTWDELIESRPPFISPARWEYYKDGLAESRRRLSAKPSFFSKTLPARELWRIFPHFRPVTAYLDIETSGLGTSSYITTIAVYDGSKTRVYVQGENLDDFPADIMEYDVLVTYNGKTFDVPVIEQYFDMVLPQAHIDLRYILNSLGFKGGLKKCEQMLGLDRGDLDGVDGYTAVILWNTYRETGNRKALETLIAYNIRDSANLETLMVEAFNRHLQATPFYATLKIPVPVPVISGPEPDLELLRKLLDRQTSFLRY